One segment of Natranaeroarchaeum aerophilus DNA contains the following:
- the argC gene encoding N-acetyl-gamma-glutamyl-phosphate reductase, whose product MADLTAGVVGASGFTGGELLRLLAAHPEFEIEQATSRSYDGKSVGSVHPNLRGTHPNLRFSDPEELASVDVLFTATPHGVSMEQIDRFQDAAETVVDLSADFRLDTEAEYEEWYDGHSRPELLEESVYALPEINREALPGADLIASGGCNATATILGLHPLIEAGVLDGSEQVVVDVKVGSSEGGAGGGDASSHPERSGVVRPYAPTGHRHEAEIESFLGLDLSFTCHAVDMIRGASATAHVFPNGPVSKGDLWKAYRGAYEDEPFMRMAAGGSGVYRYPEPKAVAGTNYGEVGFELDPSNKRVVVFSAIDNMMKGSAGQAVHAANVALGLNETAGLEFQGLHPVGSP is encoded by the coding sequence ATGGCCGATCTGACCGCGGGCGTCGTCGGCGCGAGCGGCTTTACTGGTGGCGAACTGCTTCGCTTGCTGGCGGCCCACCCCGAGTTCGAGATCGAACAGGCGACGAGCCGAAGCTACGACGGGAAATCCGTGGGCTCGGTCCACCCGAACCTTCGCGGGACCCATCCCAACCTGCGCTTTTCCGATCCCGAGGAGCTGGCAAGCGTCGACGTGCTCTTTACGGCGACGCCACACGGCGTCTCGATGGAGCAGATCGATCGGTTTCAGGACGCGGCCGAGACCGTCGTCGACCTCTCGGCGGACTTTCGCCTCGATACCGAAGCGGAGTACGAGGAATGGTACGACGGGCACAGCCGCCCCGAGTTGCTCGAGGAATCGGTCTACGCGCTCCCGGAGATCAACCGCGAGGCACTGCCGGGCGCGGACCTGATCGCTTCGGGTGGCTGTAACGCCACCGCGACGATCCTCGGTCTGCACCCGCTGATCGAGGCGGGCGTCCTCGACGGCTCCGAGCAGGTCGTCGTCGACGTGAAGGTCGGCTCCTCGGAGGGCGGTGCGGGCGGCGGCGACGCCTCCTCACACCCCGAGCGCTCGGGCGTCGTTCGCCCCTACGCGCCCACGGGGCATCGCCACGAGGCCGAAATCGAGTCGTTCCTCGGGCTGGACCTCTCCTTTACCTGCCACGCAGTCGATATGATCCGCGGGGCATCGGCGACTGCGCACGTCTTTCCGAATGGTCCCGTCTCGAAGGGCGACCTCTGGAAAGCGTATCGCGGCGCGTACGAGGACGAACCGTTCATGCGAATGGCCGCGGGCGGGAGCGGCGTCTACCGCTATCCCGAACCGAAGGCCGTCGCCGGGACGAACTACGGCGAGGTCGGCTTCGAGCTCGACCCCTCGAACAAACGGGTGGTCGTGTTCTCGGCGATCGACAACATGATGAAAGGCTCGGCGGGGCAGGCCGTCCACGCGGCCAACGTCGCGCTCGGCCTCAACGAGACCGCCGGGCTCGAATTTCAGGGGCTCCACCCCGTGGGATCGCCGTAG
- the lysX gene encoding lysine biosynthesis protein LysX, giving the protein MKVGLLYSRIRKDEKLLLEELRERDHDVVKIDVRKQRFSIREPPETFTDLDVVLDRCLATSRSKYATQFCEAYGIPIVNSAETAEVCADKVKNSLALEKAGIPTPNTEVAFTKDSAMEIIESFGYPCVLKPVIGSWGRLMAKIDSKSAAEAILEHKATLGHYEHKVFYVQEFVEKPGRDIRVLAVDGEPVGAMVRSSDHWLTNAAKGAETDSFELDEEAKSLVEQASDAVGGGLLGVDLMETGVDENGDPEGYTVHEVNHTVEFKALNDATDIDVTGGVVDWLEAQVEAEVTA; this is encoded by the coding sequence ATGAAAGTCGGACTACTCTACTCCCGGATCAGGAAAGACGAGAAACTGTTGCTCGAGGAGCTTCGCGAGCGCGATCACGACGTCGTCAAGATCGACGTGCGCAAACAGCGCTTTTCGATCCGGGAGCCGCCGGAGACGTTCACCGACCTTGACGTCGTACTCGATCGCTGTCTGGCGACCAGCCGGAGCAAGTACGCCACGCAGTTCTGTGAGGCCTACGGAATCCCGATCGTCAACAGCGCCGAGACCGCGGAGGTCTGTGCGGACAAGGTAAAGAACAGCCTCGCACTGGAGAAGGCGGGCATCCCCACTCCCAACACCGAGGTCGCCTTCACCAAGGACTCGGCCATGGAGATCATCGAATCCTTTGGCTACCCCTGCGTCCTCAAGCCGGTGATCGGCTCGTGGGGACGCCTGATGGCCAAGATCGACTCGAAAAGCGCCGCGGAAGCGATCCTCGAACACAAGGCGACGCTCGGCCACTACGAGCACAAGGTGTTCTACGTCCAGGAGTTCGTCGAGAAGCCGGGCCGTGATATCCGCGTGCTCGCGGTCGACGGCGAGCCGGTCGGCGCGATGGTCCGTTCCTCGGACCACTGGCTGACCAACGCCGCGAAGGGTGCAGAAACCGACTCGTTCGAGCTGGACGAGGAAGCGAAATCCCTCGTCGAGCAGGCCAGCGACGCCGTGGGCGGCGGATTGCTGGGCGTCGATCTGATGGAGACCGGCGTCGACGAGAACGGCGATCCCGAGGGCTACACCGTCCACGAGGTCAACCACACCGTCGAGTTCAAGGCGCTGAACGACGCCACGGACATCGACGTGACCGGCGGGGTCGTCGACTGGCTCGAAGCACAGGTCGAAGCGGAGGTGACGGCCTGA
- the lysW gene encoding lysine biosynthesis protein LysW, whose translation MAECVECGAEVSLHDNLEVGEIIDCTTCGAELEVIDVEPPELDKAPELEEDWGE comes from the coding sequence ATGGCAGAATGTGTCGAATGCGGCGCGGAGGTCTCGCTGCACGACAACCTCGAAGTCGGAGAGATCATCGACTGTACCACCTGTGGCGCGGAGCTCGAAGTGATCGACGTCGAGCCGCCGGAGCTCGACAAGGCCCCCGAGCTCGAAGAGGACTGGGGCGAGTAA
- the argH gene encoding argininosuccinate lyase: MTEEETPSSDVVRRDRFSGGPAREFLSSMDADRRIFAADIAVDRAHVVMLAEQDVIEDEVAGEILAALDEIEAAGHEALPEGEDVHAAIETAVIERVGPEGGKMHTARSRNDEVATCIRYRLREDLLDAVAATVALREQLLSTASEHTRTVMPGYTHLQPAQPTTVAHWLCSYEQAIARDTERLLDAYERVNRSPLGAAAFAGTTFDIDRERTAELLGFEGIVENSMDASSTRDFLLESVTALAAHATTLSGLAEDVIVFANRGFVELSDEYASTSSIMPQKKNPDTLELVRATAGEAAAGVNGLLTTLKGLPRAYNRDLQSATPYAWETVDAVLDATDVVGGAVATAEWPEEFLAEAAGEGFSTATGVADLLAANGLPFRTAHEVVAVASERGADRDAVDAAAREVLDSPLAEYVDPDAVEAALDPTESVASRDSVGGPAPAAVEAYLGDAEDQLAAHQVGLAGRRNALATAAELLEDEVSTYA, encoded by the coding sequence ATGACCGAGGAGGAAACCCCCAGTTCCGACGTAGTGCGCCGGGATCGCTTTAGCGGCGGCCCCGCCCGGGAGTTTCTCTCCTCGATGGACGCCGACCGGCGCATTTTCGCCGCCGACATCGCGGTCGATCGCGCCCACGTCGTCATGCTCGCTGAGCAGGACGTTATCGAGGACGAGGTCGCCGGCGAGATCCTCGCCGCGCTCGACGAGATCGAGGCGGCGGGCCACGAGGCGCTGCCCGAGGGCGAGGACGTCCACGCGGCGATCGAGACGGCCGTGATCGAGCGCGTCGGCCCCGAGGGTGGGAAAATGCACACTGCGCGCTCGCGCAACGATGAGGTGGCGACCTGCATTCGCTACCGGCTGCGCGAGGACCTGCTCGACGCCGTCGCGGCGACGGTCGCCCTGCGCGAACAGCTGCTTTCCACCGCAAGCGAGCACACCAGGACCGTGATGCCCGGCTACACCCATCTGCAGCCCGCACAGCCGACAACGGTCGCTCACTGGCTCTGTTCGTACGAGCAGGCGATCGCACGCGATACCGAACGCCTGCTCGACGCCTACGAGCGCGTGAACCGCTCGCCGCTCGGTGCGGCGGCCTTCGCCGGGACGACGTTCGATATCGATCGCGAGCGCACCGCCGAGCTGCTGGGCTTCGAGGGAATCGTCGAAAACTCGATGGACGCCTCTTCGACCCGTGATTTCCTGCTCGAAAGCGTGACGGCGTTGGCGGCCCACGCCACGACCCTGTCGGGCCTGGCCGAGGACGTGATCGTCTTCGCCAACCGCGGGTTCGTGGAGCTGTCCGACGAGTACGCCTCGACCTCCTCGATCATGCCCCAGAAGAAGAACCCCGACACCCTGGAACTCGTTCGTGCGACCGCGGGTGAGGCGGCCGCCGGGGTCAACGGGTTGTTGACGACGCTCAAGGGCCTGCCACGCGCGTACAACCGCGACCTGCAGTCCGCGACGCCGTACGCCTGGGAGACGGTCGATGCCGTGCTCGACGCGACCGACGTGGTCGGCGGGGCAGTTGCTACTGCTGAGTGGCCCGAGGAGTTCCTTGCCGAGGCCGCTGGCGAGGGCTTTTCGACGGCGACCGGCGTCGCCGACCTGCTCGCTGCGAACGGGCTCCCCTTCCGGACCGCCCACGAGGTGGTGGCGGTTGCGTCCGAGCGAGGGGCTGACCGTGATGCGGTCGACGCCGCGGCCCGTGAGGTGCTCGACAGCCCCCTCGCGGAGTACGTCGACCCGGACGCCGTCGAGGCCGCACTCGACCCGACCGAGAGCGTCGCCTCGCGTGACTCGGTCGGCGGCCCCGCACCGGCGGCAGTCGAGGCGTACCTTGGAGACGCCGAGGATCAGCTTGCCGCCCATCAGGTCGGCCTCGCCGGGCGTCGCAACGCGCTCGCCACTGCGGCGGAGCTGCTCGAAGACGAGGTGAGCACATATGCGTGA
- a CDS encoding argininosuccinate synthase, whose protein sequence is MDRVALAFSGGLDTTVCVGLLEEEYGYDEVIGVTVDVGQPAEEFEEAEETAEALGVETHVVDAREEFAQLCLDSLKANATYQGYPLGTALARPVIANAILETAIEEGCDAVAHGCTGKGNDQLRFEAVWRDSDLDVIAPVRELELTREWEIEYAEERGLPVESGNEGDWSIDTNLWSRSVEGANLEQPNYVPPEEIYDWTDAPGTVEDTDLVEIEFEQGEPVAVDGEEYGPVELIEHLNERAGAYGVGRTDMMEDRMLGLKVRENYEHPAATVLLNAHEALEGLVLTQEEREFKAQVDQQWSKKAYQGLIDAPLVGALEGFIEQTQKRVTGTATIKLDGGSARPVGRESEYAAYSEAAASFNTETIEGQGITQKDATGVAKYHGYQGRLANAVTKRVDGDE, encoded by the coding sequence ATGGACCGTGTGGCTCTCGCGTTTTCGGGCGGACTCGATACGACGGTCTGTGTCGGGCTGCTCGAAGAGGAGTACGGATACGACGAAGTGATCGGCGTCACGGTAGACGTCGGACAACCAGCCGAAGAGTTCGAGGAGGCCGAGGAAACGGCGGAGGCCCTCGGCGTCGAAACGCACGTCGTCGACGCCCGAGAGGAGTTCGCACAGCTCTGTCTGGATTCGCTGAAGGCGAACGCGACCTATCAGGGCTACCCGCTCGGGACCGCACTGGCACGCCCTGTCATCGCCAACGCGATCCTCGAAACTGCAATCGAGGAGGGGTGTGATGCGGTCGCCCACGGCTGTACCGGGAAAGGGAACGACCAGCTCCGGTTCGAGGCCGTCTGGCGAGATTCCGATCTCGACGTGATCGCACCCGTGCGCGAACTCGAACTTACTCGCGAGTGGGAGATCGAGTACGCAGAGGAACGCGGCCTGCCGGTCGAGAGCGGCAACGAGGGCGACTGGTCGATCGACACCAACCTCTGGAGTCGCTCGGTCGAGGGCGCAAATCTCGAACAGCCCAACTACGTCCCGCCCGAGGAGATCTACGACTGGACGGATGCACCGGGCACCGTTGAGGATACCGACCTCGTCGAGATCGAGTTCGAGCAGGGAGAACCGGTCGCCGTCGACGGCGAGGAGTACGGACCCGTCGAACTGATCGAACATCTCAACGAGCGGGCGGGCGCGTACGGCGTCGGCCGCACGGATATGATGGAAGATCGGATGCTCGGCCTGAAAGTGCGCGAGAACTACGAGCATCCCGCCGCGACGGTGCTGCTCAACGCCCACGAGGCGCTGGAAGGGCTCGTCCTCACGCAGGAGGAACGCGAATTCAAGGCCCAGGTCGACCAGCAGTGGTCGAAAAAAGCGTATCAGGGGCTGATCGACGCGCCGCTCGTTGGCGCGCTCGAAGGGTTCATCGAACAGACCCAGAAACGCGTCACCGGAACGGCGACGATCAAGCTCGACGGCGGGAGCGCCCGCCCGGTCGGCCGCGAGAGCGAGTACGCCGCCTACTCCGAGGCCGCCGCGTCGTTCAACACCGAGACGATCGAGGGACAGGGCATCACCCAGAAAGACGCCACCGGCGTCGCCAAGTACCACGGCTATCAGGGCCGTCTGGCAAACGCCGTGACGAAACGCGTCGACGGGGACGAGTAA
- a CDS encoding DUF7345 domain-containing protein, with product MISNRTIATVLAGLVVCSLAVTPVAGAQQSDTEPSLLVELDDSGDAQVTLTMTYDLDTDEEADAFESLVGDEEAQATALDRFEGNMQSVADTASDRTDRTMAVTGQSVSAERQDDVGVLSMTVEWTNFAATDGDDLVVTEPFASGYETDRPLTIVAPDGYQVSDATPAPDSESDGTATWDAGTDLDGFEVVLSADGDAATGADDTGDADDDLPGFGIGTALTALLGIALIARRH from the coding sequence ATGATTTCAAATCGCACGATAGCGACGGTACTCGCAGGACTCGTGGTGTGTAGCCTCGCCGTGACGCCGGTCGCAGGAGCCCAGCAGAGCGACACCGAGCCGTCCCTGCTCGTCGAGCTCGACGACTCGGGAGACGCGCAGGTCACGCTGACGATGACCTACGACCTCGACACCGACGAGGAAGCCGACGCCTTCGAGTCGCTAGTGGGTGACGAGGAGGCGCAAGCGACCGCGCTCGACCGGTTCGAGGGCAACATGCAGTCGGTCGCCGACACGGCCAGCGACCGAACCGATCGGACGATGGCAGTGACGGGCCAGAGCGTCAGTGCGGAACGGCAGGATGACGTCGGCGTCCTGTCGATGACAGTCGAGTGGACGAACTTCGCCGCAACGGACGGCGACGACCTCGTTGTCACCGAACCGTTCGCCAGCGGGTACGAGACGGATCGCCCGCTGACCATCGTCGCACCGGACGGCTACCAGGTAAGCGACGCAACGCCGGCACCGGATAGCGAAAGCGATGGCACGGCGACCTGGGATGCCGGGACCGATCTGGACGGCTTCGAGGTCGTGCTGAGTGCCGACGGTGACGCGGCGACCGGCGCAGACGACACGGGCGACGCTGACGACGACCTGCCCGGCTTCGGGATCGGCACAGCACTTACAGCCCTACTCGGAATCGCGCTGATCGCTCGACGGCACTGA
- a CDS encoding DUF7343 domain-containing protein: protein MDSRDHWGLVLCLAVGVVAVLAVGGVAGAVDDRSHSLQESGPETPTAQEAFDADDVRLTVTVDSDGTAAWTVEYWKQLDDDESEEAFASIESDVEENPEEYVDGFAESMDDTVASAAEETDREMSASGYTVATRTESIPQEYGVLTYQFEWSGFAAVDGDRMEIGDAISGFFLDDQSRLVVGWPSEYSLVDVRPEPGETRSDSVLWRGSETSFVGDEPRVVVSTEPDDSDGLDNGPVDGEESDGVPLIPVGGGVTGVALLFMLWWLYSRGLADEPDDDGAATAQSDAGTEPAAATETPDASDDGSSANDDGDATAESDDGPPSELLSNEERVIQLLEQHDGRLKQQQVVQELDWTDAKTSQVIGELREEGTVETFRIGRENVVRLPEVDENDMI from the coding sequence ATGGATTCGAGGGACCACTGGGGACTCGTCCTCTGTCTCGCCGTGGGCGTCGTGGCGGTGCTCGCCGTCGGCGGCGTCGCAGGGGCAGTCGACGATCGAAGCCACTCGCTGCAGGAGTCGGGGCCGGAGACACCGACCGCCCAGGAGGCGTTCGACGCCGACGACGTACGGCTAACCGTGACCGTCGACAGCGACGGGACGGCGGCCTGGACAGTCGAGTACTGGAAGCAACTCGACGACGACGAGAGTGAGGAGGCGTTCGCCTCGATCGAGTCGGACGTCGAAGAGAACCCCGAGGAGTACGTCGACGGGTTCGCCGAGTCGATGGACGACACGGTGGCGTCGGCAGCGGAGGAGACGGATAGAGAAATGTCCGCGAGCGGTTACACGGTGGCCACGCGAACGGAGTCGATCCCACAGGAGTACGGTGTCCTCACATACCAGTTCGAGTGGAGCGGGTTCGCCGCCGTCGACGGCGACCGCATGGAGATCGGGGACGCCATCTCCGGGTTCTTCCTCGACGACCAGAGCCGGCTCGTCGTCGGCTGGCCCAGCGAGTACAGCCTCGTCGACGTCCGGCCCGAGCCCGGCGAGACACGGTCGGACTCGGTGCTCTGGCGCGGCTCGGAGACCAGCTTCGTCGGCGACGAGCCGCGAGTCGTTGTGAGCACCGAACCGGACGACAGTGACGGGCTCGATAACGGGCCGGTCGATGGGGAGGAGAGCGACGGAGTTCCACTGATACCGGTCGGTGGCGGCGTTACCGGCGTCGCACTGCTGTTTATGCTCTGGTGGCTCTACAGCCGCGGACTCGCCGACGAGCCGGACGACGACGGCGCTGCTACGGCTCAGAGTGACGCAGGCACGGAGCCAGCAGCAGCGACAGAGACACCGGACGCCAGCGACGACGGCTCGAGTGCGAACGACGATGGTGACGCCACTGCTGAGTCGGACGACGGCCCACCGTCGGAGCTCCTCAGCAACGAAGAGCGGGTCATCCAGCTGTTAGAGCAACACGACGGGCGACTGAAACAGCAGCAGGTCGTCCAGGAGCTGGACTGGACCGACGCGAAGACAAGCCAGGTGATCGGCGAGCTGCGCGAGGAGGGAACGGTCGAGACGTTCCGGATCGGCCGCGAGAACGTCGTGAGGCTCCCCGAGGTCGACGAGAACGATATGATATAA
- a CDS encoding DUF7554 family protein — translation MMDSRADVEVETLLRIALVLVIVVLVLELLSMLISGLASLLGFLQPLILLAVAVLIVLWLLDRL, via the coding sequence ATGATGGATTCCCGCGCAGACGTCGAGGTCGAGACCCTCCTCCGTATCGCGCTCGTGCTGGTCATCGTCGTGCTCGTGCTCGAACTGCTCTCGATGCTGATCAGCGGGCTGGCGTCACTGCTCGGCTTCCTCCAGCCGTTGATCCTGCTGGCCGTTGCCGTCCTGATCGTGCTCTGGTTGCTCGACCGACTGTAG
- a CDS encoding 2'-5' RNA ligase family protein, translating into MYSLNAPVPGRVAALAGELFPELVGFESIREEHSVLLKRLGDDDFAHLAERVRRELRGAPAVEAKITGIDYFAEPPRGSQPVVYLSVESPGLRRLHEQLVDAFGAIDGLEGDDYVMHVTLARGGGDIETARALDEREVEPITWTITELRLWDAKHGEAARTIPLPA; encoded by the coding sequence GTGTACAGTCTCAACGCTCCCGTTCCCGGTCGTGTTGCCGCGCTCGCAGGCGAGCTGTTCCCCGAACTCGTCGGTTTCGAGTCGATCCGCGAGGAGCATTCGGTGCTGCTCAAACGGCTCGGCGACGACGACTTTGCCCACCTCGCAGAGCGGGTTCGCCGGGAACTTCGGGGGGCTCCTGCCGTCGAGGCGAAAATCACGGGGATCGACTACTTCGCGGAGCCGCCACGGGGCTCCCAGCCCGTCGTCTACCTCAGTGTCGAGTCGCCGGGACTACGACGCCTCCACGAGCAACTTGTCGACGCGTTCGGCGCGATCGACGGTCTCGAAGGCGACGATTACGTGATGCACGTCACCCTCGCCCGTGGTGGCGGAGACATCGAGACCGCCCGAGCGCTCGACGAGCGGGAGGTAGAGCCGATCACGTGGACGATCACGGAGCTTCGGCTCTGGGATGCAAAACACGGCGAAGCGGCGCGAACGATCCCGCTCCCGGCCTGA
- a CDS encoding site-2 protease family protein gives MSTLVWVVGGILAYWVLVRTANQRGWLPEYVNTQGPITTIHTKRGREFLDWLSQWDRFWRAWANMGLGIALVVMVGAFLMLVLSAALALSSPQPTQVTQPRNVLAIPGVNDFLPLSMAPEIVLALLVGLVVHEGGHGLLCRVEDIDINSMGVAMLAIIPIGAFVEPEQESQRNASRGGSSRMFAAGVTNNFVLSVLVFALLFGPVAGAIAVAPGASIAGPVPNSGAETAGIDRGDRITALDGEPIETNSDLEGALADTDREAVTVELNEDEERTIEQRLVVDAVTQGGPDNVEIGDRITAVDGETVDTRDELQTALGAEEVVTVDIDRNGEAVDETFATGALVVVAEDGPLADDAGLEPGSSVVITGIAGERVLTGDDLSDVMDEQSPDETAEIVVYEGIDRTTHEVTFAEADDGGALVGAASVAPGVNGITTSEWGLQYYPAGTYLEILGGENDEEAAIDPGVTDSFIGKTLLVLFLPLAGIIGGATFPESFAGFTSEIMNFYVVDGPLAALGAGTFVLANILFWVGWINIQLGFFNCIPAFPLDGGHILRTSTEAIVSRLPIEGSYQLTKTVTTTVGLTMLLCLLLVIFGPRLLA, from the coding sequence ATGAGTACGCTGGTCTGGGTCGTAGGCGGGATCCTCGCCTACTGGGTCCTCGTACGGACGGCGAACCAGCGCGGCTGGCTCCCCGAGTACGTCAACACGCAGGGGCCGATCACGACGATCCACACGAAACGCGGTCGGGAGTTCCTCGACTGGCTCTCCCAGTGGGATCGGTTCTGGCGGGCGTGGGCGAACATGGGGCTCGGCATCGCGCTGGTCGTGATGGTCGGTGCCTTCCTGATGCTCGTGCTCTCGGCGGCGCTGGCGCTCTCCTCGCCACAGCCCACACAGGTCACACAGCCGCGAAACGTGCTGGCGATCCCCGGCGTCAACGATTTCCTGCCGCTGTCGATGGCTCCCGAAATCGTGCTGGCCCTGCTCGTCGGCCTCGTCGTTCACGAGGGCGGGCATGGCCTGCTCTGTCGCGTCGAGGACATCGACATCAACTCGATGGGCGTCGCGATGCTGGCGATCATCCCGATCGGCGCGTTCGTCGAACCCGAACAGGAGAGCCAGCGCAATGCGAGCCGTGGTGGGAGTAGCCGGATGTTCGCGGCGGGCGTGACGAACAACTTCGTGCTCTCGGTGCTCGTGTTTGCGCTGCTCTTTGGCCCGGTTGCCGGCGCGATCGCCGTCGCACCGGGCGCGTCGATTGCCGGTCCAGTCCCCAACTCGGGGGCGGAGACGGCAGGAATCGACCGGGGCGACCGGATCACTGCACTGGATGGCGAGCCGATCGAGACGAACAGCGACCTCGAAGGAGCGCTCGCGGACACTGACCGGGAAGCGGTGACCGTCGAACTCAACGAGGACGAAGAGAGGACGATCGAACAACGGCTCGTCGTCGACGCTGTCACACAGGGCGGTCCCGACAACGTCGAGATAGGCGACCGCATCACCGCCGTCGACGGCGAGACGGTCGATACACGGGACGAACTGCAGACTGCACTTGGCGCGGAGGAGGTCGTGACTGTGGACATCGACCGGAACGGCGAGGCGGTGGACGAGACGTTCGCAACCGGGGCGCTTGTCGTCGTGGCCGAGGACGGACCACTTGCTGACGATGCCGGTCTCGAACCGGGATCGAGCGTCGTTATTACGGGGATCGCCGGGGAACGCGTCCTCACCGGCGACGATCTCAGCGACGTGATGGACGAGCAATCCCCCGATGAGACCGCCGAAATCGTGGTGTATGAGGGGATCGATCGCACCACCCACGAGGTGACGTTCGCCGAAGCAGACGACGGTGGTGCACTCGTCGGCGCGGCGTCGGTTGCACCCGGCGTGAACGGCATCACGACCAGCGAGTGGGGGCTACAGTACTACCCCGCAGGCACATACCTCGAAATCCTCGGCGGCGAGAACGACGAGGAAGCCGCAATCGACCCCGGCGTCACCGATTCGTTCATCGGCAAGACGCTACTCGTGTTGTTCCTCCCGCTTGCCGGGATTATCGGGGGCGCAACCTTCCCCGAGAGCTTCGCCGGGTTCACGAGCGAGATCATGAACTTCTACGTCGTCGATGGCCCGCTGGCGGCGCTCGGAGCCGGGACTTTCGTGCTGGCGAATATCCTGTTCTGGGTCGGCTGGATCAACATCCAGCTTGGCTTTTTCAACTGCATTCCCGCGTTCCCGCTCGATGGCGGGCACATCTTGCGGACGAGTACCGAAGCGATCGTCTCGCGGCTGCCGATCGAGGGGTCGTATCAGCTGACAAAGACGGTTACGACAACGGTCGGACTGACAATGTTGCTGTGCTTGCTGCTGGTCATCTTCGGCCCCCGGCTGCTCGCGTGA